In Microbacterium enclense, the DNA window TCTCCGCGGTCAGGCGGGTCGTCGTCGTCTTGCCATTGGTCCCCGTGATGAGGATCCAGTCCGCCGGCGAACCGTCGGGGCGCACGACTTTGTCGCGCACACGCCAGGCGAGCTCGACGTCTCCCCACAGCGGGATCTGTTCCTCCACCGCCCAGCGGATGACCGGGTGGGATGGCGGGAAGCCCGGCGACGCCAGCACGACCTCCGGGGCGAACTCGACCAGTTCGGCCGGAGGCTCCGTCAACGGTCCGACGTGCAGCCGTGCCCCGATGACGGGCAGCAGACGCGCGTACTCCTCATCGGCCTTCTCCGTCACGACGAGGACGTCGGCTCCCAGTTCGGCGAGGGTGTCGGCGGCCGAGAACCCGGTGATCGACAGGCCCAGCACCGCGACGCGCAGGCCCTTCCAGTCGGCGTACCAGCTGGTGAGGGATGCCATTCGTTCGGGGGTCATACGCGGGAGAGCCATTCGACGTAGAAGAAGCCGACGCCGGAGACCGCGAGCAGGCCCGCGATGATCCACATGCGCACGACGATGGTGACCTCGGGCCACCCCCGCATCTCGAGGTGATGGTGGAGGGGACTCATGAGGAACAGGCGCTTACCGCGCGTGATCTTGAAGTAGGCGCGCTGCAGGATGACGGAGCCCGACGCGATCACGTAGACACCCGCGATCAGGATGAGCAGCAGCTCGGTGCGGGTGAGGATCGCCATGGCCGCCACGACACCGCCGATGGCCATCGAGCCGCAGTCGCCCATGAAGACCTTCGCCTTCGGGGCGTTCCACCAGAGGAAGCCGACGAGCGCCCCGACGAAGGAGGCGGAGACGATGGCGAGGTCGAACGGATCGCGCACCGCGTAGCATCCCGCCTGCACCGTCGGGTCGAGGACGTCGGCACACATCTGCTTGTTCTGCCAGAAGGCCATGAGGCTGTAGACGCCGATGACGAAGATCCCCGAGCCCGCGGCGAGACCGTCGAGCCCGTCGGCGACGTTGACCGAATTGGATGCCGCGGTCCCGATCAGCGAGATCCAGGCGAGGTAGAGCAGCCAGCCGAGGATCGGACCGAGAGCGAAGAGGGAAAGGACCTGGATGTCGCGGAAGATCGAGATGTACCCCGACGCCGGCGTCTGTCCGAACGCGTTCGGGAAGTTCAGCGCGACGATGGCGAAGGGCACCGTCACGATGATCTGACCCGCGATCTTTCGCCATCCCGACAGACCGAGACTGTTCTGCAGCCTCACCTTCATGTAGTCGTCGATGAACCCGACGACACCGAAGCCGAGCATGAGCCAGAGCACGAGGAGACCCGAGATCGTCGGCGGGTTGTTGCCGGCGTACGAGCCGATGAAGTAGCCGATGATCGTGCCGAAGATGAAGATCGTGCCGCCCATGGTGGGCGTGCCGCGCTTGGCTCCGTGCGAAGGGTTGTGCACGTTCTCGGGCGTGCGGATGACCTGACCCCAGCCCCACCGCCGGAACCATCGAAGGAACACCGGTGTGAGGAACAGGGTGAAGGCGAGCGAGATCCCCGCCGACGTCAGTAGTGATCTCACGCGAACAACTCTCCCAGACGGTCGCCGAGGAACCGCAGTCCCGCCGAGTTCGAAGACTTCACGAGGACGCGGTCTCCGTCGCGCAGTTCGGTGGAGAGGTAGTCGTACG includes these proteins:
- the mraY gene encoding phospho-N-acetylmuramoyl-pentapeptide-transferase yields the protein MRSLLTSAGISLAFTLFLTPVFLRWFRRWGWGQVIRTPENVHNPSHGAKRGTPTMGGTIFIFGTIIGYFIGSYAGNNPPTISGLLVLWLMLGFGVVGFIDDYMKVRLQNSLGLSGWRKIAGQIIVTVPFAIVALNFPNAFGQTPASGYISIFRDIQVLSLFALGPILGWLLYLAWISLIGTAASNSVNVADGLDGLAAGSGIFVIGVYSLMAFWQNKQMCADVLDPTVQAGCYAVRDPFDLAIVSASFVGALVGFLWWNAPKAKVFMGDCGSMAIGGVVAAMAILTRTELLLILIAGVYVIASGSVILQRAYFKITRGKRLFLMSPLHHHLEMRGWPEVTIVVRMWIIAGLLAVSGVGFFYVEWLSRV